One genomic region from Xenopus laevis strain J_2021 chromosome 2L, Xenopus_laevis_v10.1, whole genome shotgun sequence encodes:
- the LOC108707780 gene encoding uncharacterized protein LOC108707780 isoform X1 has translation MDQVTELIFLFLLLCVSYGGATEQLPQDIFAAEGSQVMFPMQEKLQISQTQEGTCNQFTWQVKKFHRRYRETISWADALCNPLVYYGNYQLRSSVSHNGSLLLYNITREDAGKYIVTVDDLRRARWFETTYILHIQVPLSDPVIEVSCESKKMAVLTCRVQSGTDPYYTWLTQGTIKKNIIPPGEVNGNIITVPLPFPRVISCRVRNNVTEKRVSLSIVRCPGGATEQLPQDIFAAEGSQVMFPMQEKLQISQTQEGTCNQFTWQVKKFHRRYRETISWADALCNPLVYYGNYQLRSSVSHNGSLLLYNITREDAGKYVVTVDNLRRARWFSKIFILHVQGGATEQLPQDIFAAEGSQVMFPMQEKLQISQTQEGTCNQFTWQVKKFHRRYRETISWADALCNPLVYYGNYQPRSSVSHNGSLLLYNITREDAGKYIVTVDTLARTRWFKQIYLLHVERRFPSKYPTNESI, from the exons ATGGATCAAGTTACGGAGCTgatcttcctcttcctccttctctgTGTCTCTTATG GGGGCGCCACAGAGCAGTTGCCGCAGGACATATTTGCAGCAGAGGGGTCGCAGGTGATGTTCCCCATGCAGGAGAAGCTGCAGATCAGTCAAACCCAGGAGGGGACGTGTAACCAATTCACATGGCAAGTGAAGAAATTCCACCGGAGATACCGGGAGACGATATCGTGGGCCGACGCCTTGTGCAACCCACTGGTGTATTATGGGAATTACCAGCTCCGCAGCTCAGTGTCTCACAATGGCAGTTTGCTGCTCTATAACATCaccagagaggatgctgggaaatacaTAGTGACTGTGGACGACCTCAGGAGGGCTCGCTGGTTTGAAACAACATATATCCTGCACATTCAAG TTCCCCTTTCAGATCCAGTTATTGAAGTCTCATGTGAGTCGAAGAAGATGGCAGTGCTCACCTGCAGGGTACAGAGTGGGACAGATCCCTACTACACATGGCTCACACAAGGGACAATAAAGAAGAATATCATCCCCCCAGGGGAAGTGAATGGGAATATAATCACAGTCCCTTTGCCCTTCCCCAGGGTTATAAGCTGCAGGGTGAGAAACAATGTTACAGAGAAGAGGGTCAGTCTGTCCATCGTGCGCTGCCCAG GGGGCGCCACAGAGCAGTTGCCGCAGGACATATTTGCAGCAGAGGGGTCGCAGGTGATGTTCCCCATGCAGGAGAAGCTGCAGATCAGTCAAACCCAGGAGGGGACGTGTAACCAATTCACATGGCAAGTGAAGAAATTCCACCGGAGATACCGGGAGACGATATCGTGGGCCGATGCCTTGTGCAACCCACTGGTGTATTATGGGAATTACCAGCTCCGCAGCTCAGTGTCTCACAATGGCAGTTTGCTGCTCTATAACATCaccagagaggatgctgggaaatacgTAGTGACTGTGGACAACCTCAGGAGGGCTCGCTGgtttagtaaaatatttattctgcacGTTCAAG GGGGCGCCACAGAGCAGTTGCCGCAGGACATATTTGCAGCAGAGGGGTCGCAGGTGATGTTCCCCATGCAGGAGAAGCTGCAGATCAGTCAAACCCAGGAGGGGACGTGTAACCAATTCACATGGCAGGTGAAGAAATTCCACCGGAGATACCGGGAGACGATATCGTGGGCCGACGCCTTGTGCAACCCACTGGTGTATTATGGGAATTACCAGCCCCGCAGCTCAGTGTCTCACAATGGCAGTTTGCTGCTCTATAACATCaccagagaggatgctgggaaatacaTAGTGACTGTGGATACTCTCGCAAGAACACGATGGTTTAAACAAATATACTTGCTGCATGTAGAAAGGCGGTTTCCCTCAAAATACCCAACAAATGAAAGTATATAA
- the LOC108707780 gene encoding uncharacterized protein LOC108707780 isoform X2 produces the protein MKKGTNLNLLFILLSVCYGGATEQLPQDIFAAEGSQVMFPMQEKLQINQIWEGKCNEFTWQVIPIHKKMKTTIMSADNNCNPHMFYGNSSSVSHNGSLLLYNITREDAGKYIVTVDDLRRARWFETTYILHIQVPLSDPVIEVSCESKKMAVLTCRVQSGTDPYYTWLTQGTIKKNIIPPGEVNGNIITVPLPFPRVISCRVRNNVTEKRVSLSIVRCPGGATEQLPQDIFAAEGSQVMFPMQEKLQISQTQEGTCNQFTWQVKKFHRRYRETISWADALCNPLVYYGNYQLRSSVSHNGSLLLYNITREDAGKYVVTVDNLRRARWFSKIFILHVQGGATEQLPQDIFAAEGSQVMFPMQEKLQISQTQEGTCNQFTWQVKKFHRRYRETISWADALCNPLVYYGNYQPRSSVSHNGSLLLYNITREDAGKYIVTVDTLARTRWFKQIYLLHVERRFPSKYPTNESI, from the exons ATGAAGAAAGGAACTAATCTCAACCTTCTATTTATCCTCCTGTCTGTCTGTTATG GGGGCGCCACAGAGCAGTTGCCGCAGGACATATTTGCAGCAGAGGGGTCGCAGGTGATGTTCCCCATGCAGGAGAAGCTGCAGATCAATCAAATTTGGGAGGGGAAGTGTAACGAATTCACATGGCAAGTCATCCCaatccataaaaaaatgaaaacgactATAATGAGTGCCGACAATAACTGTAACCCACACATGTTCTATGGCAATTCCAGTTCAGTGTCTCACAATGGGAGTTTGCTGCTCTATAACATCaccagagag gatgctgggaaatacaTAGTGACTGTGGACGACCTCAGGAGGGCTCGCTGGTTTGAAACAACATATATCCTGCACATTCAAG TTCCCCTTTCAGATCCAGTTATTGAAGTCTCATGTGAGTCGAAGAAGATGGCAGTGCTCACCTGCAGGGTACAGAGTGGGACAGATCCCTACTACACATGGCTCACACAAGGGACAATAAAGAAGAATATCATCCCCCCAGGGGAAGTGAATGGGAATATAATCACAGTCCCTTTGCCCTTCCCCAGGGTTATAAGCTGCAGGGTGAGAAACAATGTTACAGAGAAGAGGGTCAGTCTGTCCATCGTGCGCTGCCCAG GGGGCGCCACAGAGCAGTTGCCGCAGGACATATTTGCAGCAGAGGGGTCGCAGGTGATGTTCCCCATGCAGGAGAAGCTGCAGATCAGTCAAACCCAGGAGGGGACGTGTAACCAATTCACATGGCAAGTGAAGAAATTCCACCGGAGATACCGGGAGACGATATCGTGGGCCGATGCCTTGTGCAACCCACTGGTGTATTATGGGAATTACCAGCTCCGCAGCTCAGTGTCTCACAATGGCAGTTTGCTGCTCTATAACATCaccagagaggatgctgggaaatacgTAGTGACTGTGGACAACCTCAGGAGGGCTCGCTGgtttagtaaaatatttattctgcacGTTCAAG GGGGCGCCACAGAGCAGTTGCCGCAGGACATATTTGCAGCAGAGGGGTCGCAGGTGATGTTCCCCATGCAGGAGAAGCTGCAGATCAGTCAAACCCAGGAGGGGACGTGTAACCAATTCACATGGCAGGTGAAGAAATTCCACCGGAGATACCGGGAGACGATATCGTGGGCCGACGCCTTGTGCAACCCACTGGTGTATTATGGGAATTACCAGCCCCGCAGCTCAGTGTCTCACAATGGCAGTTTGCTGCTCTATAACATCaccagagaggatgctgggaaatacaTAGTGACTGTGGATACTCTCGCAAGAACACGATGGTTTAAACAAATATACTTGCTGCATGTAGAAAGGCGGTTTCCCTCAAAATACCCAACAAATGAAAGTATATAA